The genomic DNA AAAGCTCCTGTGACAGCGTCAATGCTGGCACCATCTGGCAGATTAGTAGCAGAATATACCAGGCGGTCTCCATCCTCATCAGAAGCGCTGATAGTAAAAGTAAGCACAACCTCTTCATCAATTGATCTCGCACCGATGGAACCCATCACTGGCGCGTGATTAACTGCATTTACAGAAATCGTCACCACTTCAGAATCGCTAAGGAAGCCATCAGTAACAGTAAAGGTAACCACATAAGTACCTGCCTGACCATCTGCAGGAGTCCAGGAGAAAGCTCCGGAAGCAGTGTTGAAACTGGCGCCTGCGGGAATACTGGATGCAGCATATACAAGGCTATCGCCATCCACATCAGACGCGCTGATAGTAAATGCTATGGCATTTTCTTCGTCAATAGATTTTGCGCCTATTAAACCCAGCACCGGAGCAGTGTCAACAAGAACTGATGCATTCGTGATAGTATATGGTGCAGCAGTTGAATTAAAGTCGCTGATTATCACTTTGGTGAGGTTTAGGTTAAGATAGCCTGTAGTGCTGCCCGCGGTCATGGTGACCGATGCAAATACACCCGGTAACGACACATTCGTATTGCCAAGGATTGAACCATAAACATTCGTTACTGTTCCTGTGGAATTGTTGATAGTGCCGCTGTTGAACAGGGTGTTTGCACCGTCCTGATCTAAGAAATTACCTTCTGTAACAGAGTTCACACGTGCCAGCGAACTATCATAGAGTAAATTTAATTGAGCACCGTTCATAGGGACTGCCGGGGTTATGGGTATTGTCAGTGTAAAAGTCTGACCAGGGATTATCTGGCTGGATGAAGGAACAACCGAAATAATACTATCTGATGTTCCGGAAGCTGTACCAGGGGTGCTTATTCCTATAAGGAATAAGCCAAATACAATCATAAAGCCAATTATTCGTATTCTGTGCAAATTTCGTTTTGTTTGAACGCTAAGGTGGTTCATAAGCAATACAGTGTATGGCCACGCATATATGGGATATGTAATCAATTCAGCATGATATGTTCACATAATCTCTGAAGTGTGATTATATCGAATATTCAATGATTACGTGAAATATTTATTCAAAAAAAGGAGCATCCTTATTTAGTTAAATGTCACAGGATATCAAAAATCAACATGGCATATTTTTCGACACTGTTTAGATCCATCAATAATTATTACCTCTAAACATGACCATAATTTTTACTTTCACGGCTAGAAGTAATATTGGGAACATTCGTACTCTTTGTGTTCATGGTATACGTGATTGATATTGTTAATAAGTTCAACCTCTCATTCGTATATTAACATATTACTGGTTACTTCCACATGTTTGTTAGCAGCCAGGATCAACTCGTTTCCAGTATTCTCAATGAATGAGATTATCTCAACCTTAACCCCTTTTGATTGAAGTGCATAAACCAGAGGTACAAAGTCACTATCA from ANME-2 cluster archaeon includes the following:
- a CDS encoding putative Ig domain-containing protein, translated to MIVFGLFLIGISTPGTASGTSDSIISVVPSSSQIIPGQTFTLTIPITPAVPMNGAQLNLLYDSSLARVNSVTEGNFLDQDGANTLFNSGTINNSTGTVTNVYGSILGNTNVSLPGVFASVTMTAGSTTGYLNLNLTKVIISDFNSTAAPYTITNASVLVDTAPVLGLIGAKSIDEENAIAFTISASDVDGDSLVYAASSIPAGASFNTASGAFSWTPADGQAGTYVVTFTVTDGFLSDSEVVTISVNAVNHAPVMGSIGARSIDEEVVLTFTISASDEDGDRLVYSATNLPDGASIDAVTGAFSWTPGDGQAGTYVVTFEVSDGVFGDSQAVTITVYEVNHPPVITVFEPADASVFDELSTVNINVTANDVDGHVLTYVIKIDGVTCSTNPNYTWETGYSSSGIHIIDITVSDGTNQVTHLHTITINDVHPRWDVNEDRIVNILDVTIIGQKYGASIEKPYPRWDVNQDGTINVQDLTITAFYFGDTVG